A part of Deltaproteobacteria bacterium genomic DNA contains:
- a CDS encoding sigma-54 dependent transcriptional regulator yields MKHQILVVDDQMSICHHIRAILENEGYGVGIAHSGDHALSTLSSQSYDLLLADMKMPGMDGLELFEQARKMDPNISGIIVTAYGSISSAVHCIKHGISDYLVKPFEPESLLMVVEKVFKEREMMREIEDLRKEVTQKYAFGNIIGKNHKMQAVYNLIKKVSPTDARVFIYGETGVGKELVAKAIHFNSLRKNRPFISINCGALAESLLETELFGHEKGAFTGAIRKKMGKFEYARGGTLFLDEIGDISSKMQVKLLRVLQEKMLERVGGNESIDVDVRLLSATNQDIEEKVECGKFRVELFYRLNVVPIHIPPLRERIEDIPLLVKHFMEIFNKNMNKNIKHFSIKAMQQLMQHHWPGNVRELENVLERAFVTTDADTIESVIFSLDSRNMPFGETPYNVDVDIPYFSARSIVLSRFEKAYLFEALKRSQGNVSKAAKAVGMNQRTLWRKINAYGFDCARFRSGSDPQSSVTS; encoded by the coding sequence ATGAAACATCAAATACTTGTGGTTGATGACCAGATGTCGATTTGCCACCACATTCGCGCGATATTGGAAAACGAGGGGTATGGGGTAGGCATTGCCCACAGCGGTGATCATGCCTTAAGCACGTTGTCCTCTCAGTCCTACGACCTGTTATTGGCCGACATGAAGATGCCGGGGATGGATGGGCTGGAACTGTTTGAACAGGCCCGCAAGATGGACCCGAACATCTCAGGTATTATTGTAACAGCGTATGGCTCCATCTCCTCGGCGGTCCACTGTATCAAGCATGGAATAAGCGACTATCTGGTGAAGCCTTTTGAGCCGGAATCTTTGCTCATGGTTGTGGAAAAGGTCTTTAAAGAAAGAGAGATGATGCGGGAGATCGAAGATTTGAGAAAAGAGGTAACTCAAAAATACGCCTTCGGAAACATCATCGGCAAGAATCACAAGATGCAGGCTGTTTATAACCTGATCAAGAAGGTCTCCCCTACCGATGCCCGGGTTTTTATCTACGGCGAAACAGGCGTTGGCAAGGAGCTGGTGGCAAAGGCGATACATTTTAACAGTCTCAGAAAAAACAGGCCCTTTATCAGCATAAACTGCGGGGCATTGGCGGAGAGCCTGCTGGAGACCGAGCTGTTCGGGCATGAAAAGGGGGCCTTTACCGGTGCAATCCGTAAGAAGATGGGCAAATTCGAATACGCTCGAGGAGGAACCCTTTTTTTGGATGAGATCGGGGATATTTCGTCCAAGATGCAGGTAAAGCTGCTCAGGGTGCTTCAAGAAAAAATGCTGGAAAGGGTCGGGGGCAACGAGTCCATTGATGTGGATGTGAGGCTGCTTTCAGCCACTAATCAGGATATCGAGGAAAAGGTCGAATGTGGCAAATTCCGGGTGGAACTCTTTTATCGGCTCAACGTAGTTCCGATTCATATCCCCCCCTTGAGAGAACGGATCGAGGATATTCCGCTTCTGGTAAAACACTTTATGGAAATTTTTAACAAGAATATGAATAAAAATATCAAGCACTTTTCCATAAAAGCCATGCAACAATTGATGCAACATCACTGGCCGGGAAATGTTCGAGAACTGGAAAACGTCCTGGAAAGGGCCTTTGTTACGACAGATGCTGATACCATTGAGAGCGTCATTTTTTCTCTCGACAGCCGTAACATGCCATTTGGAGAAACCCCGTATAATGTAGATGTTGACATCCCTTATTTTTCAGCGCGATCCATCGTGCTCAGCCGATTCGAAAAGGCTTACCTTTTCGAAGCATTGAAGCGCTCTCAGGGAAATGTATCAAAAGCGGCTAAAGCAGTCGGGATGAACCAGCGTACTCTGTGGCGCAAGATCAACGCTTATGGATTTGATTGTGCGCGATTTAGGTCAGGATCTGACCCGCAGTCTTCTGTCACATCGTGA
- a CDS encoding MtaA/CmuA family methyltransferase: protein MNGKERVMAVLNHQKPDRMPCFGANSTVTYDQMEKVQAFWPEGHQKGEVMAKQALAAYTVLGFDAVRVPFCQTFEAVALGCKYKPGKSVAGGEGIPGIEHPPPYKLDDTPIYPDDFLTRGSIPELIKAVKILKKEVGGEVLVVAGIIGPFTIAGSLLDAVPILKATFKAPDKIRPFLEVAEKAGTTLAKALIDAGADIISCEDMTASPELIAPKTYRDLELEYQKRQFDAIHVPKILHICGNVDGIVEWMGQTGADILSLEPKASARLAREKCGPDIILMGGVDTATTLFMKDADTVRRGCEESIADGIQILAPGCAVAPGTPTENLLAMVEVAKAH from the coding sequence ATGAATGGTAAAGAGCGAGTGATGGCTGTCTTGAATCATCAAAAGCCAGACAGAATGCCCTGTTTTGGGGCAAATTCCACCGTAACCTACGATCAGATGGAAAAGGTGCAGGCCTTTTGGCCTGAAGGCCACCAAAAGGGAGAGGTCATGGCAAAACAGGCACTGGCGGCATATACCGTGCTCGGTTTTGATGCGGTGAGGGTGCCATTCTGCCAGACATTCGAGGCGGTCGCCCTGGGATGCAAATACAAACCGGGAAAGAGTGTCGCAGGTGGCGAGGGCATCCCGGGAATTGAACATCCGCCCCCCTACAAATTGGATGATACCCCCATATATCCTGATGATTTTCTTACCAGGGGCTCGATACCGGAACTGATAAAGGCAGTCAAAATTCTCAAAAAAGAGGTGGGTGGTGAGGTACTCGTTGTGGCGGGGATCATCGGGCCCTTTACCATTGCGGGATCTCTTCTGGATGCGGTTCCCATCCTCAAGGCCACATTTAAGGCCCCTGACAAGATCCGGCCTTTTCTTGAGGTCGCAGAGAAGGCCGGCACCACCCTTGCGAAGGCGCTCATAGACGCGGGCGCCGACATCATCTCCTGTGAAGACATGACCGCATCGCCCGAACTCATTGCCCCAAAGACGTACAGAGATCTTGAATTGGAATATCAAAAAAGACAATTCGACGCCATCCACGTCCCCAAGATTTTGCACATTTGCGGCAACGTGGACGGCATTGTGGAATGGATGGGTCAGACCGGGGCAGACATACTGAGCCTGGAGCCCAAGGCCAGTGCCCGGCTTGCCCGGGAAAAATGCGGCCCGGACATTATTTTGATGGGGGGTGTGGATACCGCTACCACCCTTTTCATGAAAGATGCGGACACCGTGAGGCGGGGCTGCGAGGAGTCTATTGCCGACGGGATCCAGATCCTGGCCCCGGGCTGTGCGGTTGCGCCTGGCACCCCCACCGAAAACCTCCTGGCCATGGTGGAGGTGGCCAAGGCCCATTAG
- a CDS encoding B12-binding domain-containing protein — MRYLDDFSNIFKRYDLDLEVHGEAREVSKDATLQAIAKFVVEGNDEGILAAVQKALETKSPLDVINDALIAGMNEVSRLWDEGIYFLPQVILSADAMSIGIAECEKKMGKAMERKSTVVTHTAEGDIHDIGQVIANALLNANGYNVVNLGADVPVEKVVAACKEHRPVMVTGTALMTTTMTAFPKIAHQLQSVGLNIPFICGGGAVCEEYVTSYPLGIWGKECSQAPGMAEDATEGESWEAMRAKWNG; from the coding sequence ATGAGATATTTAGATGATTTTTCTAATATTTTCAAGCGCTACGATCTCGACCTTGAGGTCCATGGAGAAGCAAGGGAAGTTTCGAAAGATGCCACCTTGCAGGCGATCGCCAAATTCGTTGTGGAGGGGAACGATGAGGGGATCCTGGCGGCCGTCCAGAAGGCCCTGGAGACAAAATCGCCTCTCGACGTTATCAACGATGCCTTGATCGCAGGTATGAACGAGGTGAGCCGTCTGTGGGATGAAGGGATCTATTTCCTTCCTCAGGTCATCCTCTCGGCAGACGCGATGAGTATTGGAATTGCCGAGTGTGAGAAAAAAATGGGTAAGGCCATGGAGAGGAAGTCCACTGTAGTCACCCATACGGCCGAGGGAGATATCCACGACATCGGACAGGTTATTGCCAACGCCCTGCTCAATGCCAATGGCTATAATGTTGTGAACCTCGGCGCTGATGTCCCGGTTGAAAAAGTGGTTGCCGCGTGCAAGGAACACAGGCCTGTGATGGTCACCGGCACCGCCCTGATGACCACCACCATGACGGCATTTCCCAAGATCGCCCATCAGCTCCAGTCTGTCGGCCTGAATATCCCCTTTATCTGCGGCGGGGGAGCGGTCTGCGAGGAATACGTTACCAGTTACCCCCTGGGCATCTGGGGCAAAGAGTGCAGCCAGGCGCCGGGAATGGCCGAGGACGCCACAGAGGGCGAGAGTTGGGAAGCCATGCGCGCTAAATGGAACGGGTAG
- a CDS encoding GTP-binding protein, with protein sequence MIVDIVFGFLGSGKTTFITKALEKWGAEEKIVVLVNEFGEVGIDGELLTGKGGDVVEMPSGCICCTLQEDFRAQMLEISETIKPDRVIVEPTGVATIAQVRFIVEAELFENIIDKINNILIADATGFMGLYKANRHFVESQVRNAQLALLNKCDRVDKRKAMVTQGALSAINPEMTVLMTEFGAVDWAEYQFALSTAPSFQKWVSKADDSHITGEGGERSIHHHEAHPHKEGELHVHFNEEEDELGYESFGCVYRDQSFDQGALEGLFQQLKASNSGMGDIVRAKGIFRVSDGWMLMEVASGEFSSQPLRQSAGTKVSIIGKGLDRELIGSALESCMSVEDVIKTP encoded by the coding sequence ATGATCGTTGATATCGTCTTTGGGTTTTTGGGCTCCGGCAAGACCACTTTTATCACCAAGGCACTCGAGAAGTGGGGCGCAGAGGAAAAAATTGTTGTTCTGGTCAATGAATTTGGAGAGGTGGGCATAGACGGTGAGCTGCTGACAGGCAAAGGCGGCGATGTGGTGGAGATGCCCAGCGGGTGTATATGCTGCACGCTTCAGGAGGATTTCAGGGCACAAATGCTTGAAATCAGCGAGACCATCAAACCTGACAGGGTCATCGTAGAGCCCACCGGTGTGGCTACGATCGCGCAAGTCCGGTTCATCGTGGAGGCTGAACTCTTCGAGAATATCATTGATAAGATCAATAATATCCTGATCGCTGATGCCACCGGTTTTATGGGCCTGTATAAGGCCAACCGTCACTTTGTGGAATCGCAGGTCAGAAACGCCCAGCTCGCCCTTCTGAACAAGTGCGACAGGGTCGATAAGAGGAAGGCCATGGTTACCCAGGGGGCCTTATCGGCGATCAATCCCGAAATGACAGTCTTGATGACCGAATTCGGGGCAGTGGATTGGGCCGAGTATCAGTTTGCCCTGTCGACCGCCCCAAGTTTCCAAAAATGGGTGTCGAAAGCGGACGATAGCCACATAACAGGTGAGGGGGGCGAAAGGTCTATCCATCACCATGAAGCACATCCCCACAAAGAGGGTGAGCTGCATGTCCATTTCAATGAAGAGGAGGATGAACTGGGGTATGAGTCCTTTGGTTGTGTCTACCGCGATCAATCCTTTGATCAAGGGGCGCTGGAAGGGCTTTTCCAACAACTCAAGGCCTCCAACTCGGGGATGGGAGATATTGTCAGGGCCAAAGGGATATTCAGGGTTTCTGATGGGTGGATGTTGATGGAAGTGGCATCCGGTGAGTTCTCATCCCAGCCGCTCAGACAATCCGCTGGAACCAAGGTTTCCATCATCGGCAAGGGCCTGGACCGGGAATTGATCGGATCTGCTCTTGAGAGTTGTATGTCGGTAGAAGACGTGATCAAGACCCCATAA
- a CDS encoding transporter, translating into MVESTLMAISLMWLPVGLLLLGIGEAKGTGALVIMVGALVLVSAVIQAAVFRDPWIAALLFAYGLFYAIVGYSLFAGLENLKAAGNASFTLIPISIVYVILALTGGPVLEGGKQLIGKSNFLALACAGYTVLYVMVWLNAYGKFSAKTLGVSLIIWTVVGLWLPSFWLLATGTLPF; encoded by the coding sequence ATGGTAGAATCCACACTTATGGCCATCAGTCTCATGTGGTTGCCCGTGGGATTGTTGCTTTTGGGTATAGGAGAAGCCAAGGGAACGGGCGCCCTTGTCATCATGGTGGGCGCCCTTGTGCTGGTATCTGCGGTCATTCAGGCGGCCGTGTTTAGAGACCCTTGGATTGCCGCCCTCCTTTTTGCATATGGGCTGTTTTATGCCATCGTCGGTTATTCATTATTCGCAGGGCTGGAGAACCTGAAGGCAGCGGGCAACGCCAGTTTCACCCTGATTCCGATCTCCATCGTATATGTGATACTCGCCCTTACAGGGGGACCGGTCCTGGAAGGCGGCAAGCAGTTGATCGGCAAGAGCAATTTCCTGGCCCTGGCCTGCGCCGGTTACACGGTGCTTTATGTTATGGTCTGGCTCAATGCATACGGCAAATTCTCTGCAAAGACCTTGGGCGTGTCACTTATCATATGGACCGTCGTGGGTCTTTGGCTTCCCTCCTTTTGGCTTCTGGCCACGGGTACGTTGCCGTTTTAG
- a CDS encoding sigma-54 dependent transcriptional regulator yields MTQDTDRNKPIILIVDDQYRTFRPLLRLISQDLFSPIWAPDAKDGLKILTNHSGGVQVIIIDLKSSGMGGGGFLHQARQIAPHAAILITAPLGPFLYQHGAFYDFSGPSLKADINAVLSSIVEKMGAGNGASASKGSPHEWKERFGVIIGRSKGINEIYQLIEKLRSSSATVMIQGESGTGKELVAQTIHQTSSRNDRPFVAINCGAIPENLMESELFGHERGAFTTAVQQRKGKFEAAHGGTLFLDEIGELDRDLQVKLLRVLQEKEFQRVGGNRSYETDVRIIAATSKDLRSAVEAGHFRDDLFYRLNVVPIHIPPLRERREDIPLLLDHFFHKISREMDRSVPLITEGALSLLLDYSYHGNVRELTNIVERLLVTCPNGKITHQDLPDEVRGEAELGQGPAERLKNLQEPGVSLQEIEKELILKTLKMTSWNKAATARMLGITRRLLYLRLSQYGLSPP; encoded by the coding sequence ATGACACAAGACACGGACAGAAACAAGCCGATCATACTTATCGTTGACGACCAGTACAGGACCTTCCGCCCCTTACTCCGCCTCATATCACAGGACCTGTTTTCGCCCATCTGGGCGCCGGATGCAAAGGACGGGTTGAAAATTCTGACAAATCACTCCGGTGGCGTGCAAGTCATCATCATTGATCTGAAATCTTCCGGTATGGGAGGCGGGGGATTTCTGCACCAGGCCAGGCAGATTGCCCCTCATGCGGCCATCCTGATCACTGCCCCGCTAGGGCCGTTTTTGTATCAACATGGGGCCTTTTATGATTTTTCAGGACCCAGTCTGAAAGCGGATATCAATGCTGTTCTGTCGAGCATTGTGGAGAAAATGGGCGCAGGAAACGGGGCCTCTGCAAGCAAAGGTTCGCCGCACGAATGGAAAGAGCGCTTTGGCGTCATCATCGGTCGAAGCAAAGGAATCAACGAAATCTATCAGCTCATCGAAAAGCTGAGGAGTTCTTCTGCCACGGTGATGATCCAGGGGGAGAGCGGCACGGGAAAGGAACTGGTGGCCCAAACGATCCACCAGACCAGCTCCAGAAACGATCGTCCCTTTGTGGCCATTAACTGCGGGGCCATCCCCGAAAATTTGATGGAGAGCGAACTGTTCGGGCATGAGCGAGGGGCCTTTACCACGGCCGTTCAGCAGAGGAAGGGGAAATTTGAGGCAGCCCACGGCGGCACTCTTTTCCTGGACGAAATCGGTGAACTGGACAGGGACCTGCAGGTCAAGCTTTTAAGGGTCCTGCAGGAGAAGGAATTCCAACGGGTGGGTGGGAACAGGTCATACGAGACGGATGTGCGTATTATCGCCGCCACCAGTAAGGATCTGAGAAGCGCTGTTGAGGCCGGGCATTTCCGGGATGATCTTTTCTACCGCCTCAATGTGGTCCCTATTCATATCCCGCCCTTAAGGGAGAGGCGGGAGGATATCCCCTTGTTGCTGGATCATTTTTTCCACAAGATCTCCCGAGAAATGGACCGGTCCGTCCCCCTGATCACCGAAGGGGCGCTAAGCCTTTTGCTGGATTACTCCTACCATGGCAATGTCCGGGAACTGACCAATATCGTGGAACGGCTTCTCGTTACCTGCCCCAATGGAAAAATTACGCACCAGGATCTCCCTGACGAGGTGCGTGGGGAAGCGGAATTGGGACAAGGCCCTGCCGAAAGGTTGAAAAATCTGCAGGAGCCCGGAGTCTCTTTGCAGGAAATAGAAAAGGAACTCATTCTGAAAACCCTTAAGATGACCTCCTGGAACAAGGCGGCCACCGCCAGAATGTTAGGGATTACCCGGCGGCTTCTTTATCTTCGGCTATCGCAGTACGGCCTCTCTCCCCCATGA
- a CDS encoding methanol--corrinoid methyltransferase has protein sequence MARKAITKMAYASGAEMMFGTAKTPVTTKRGIEVGGGYVHPHIVPHPRPGSEKTMKTLLREYEKANGDALERMTIVGHPTLYLENEHIFQMTHNPKWGGEIAAQTAKQMDDYLEKYGLKAAYQSTPADLRKPDMHHMRTSDYTMEILESFKEVSKYADTCCIESMGGKEIFDHAIIRNDITGILFGIGVLGSIDMEWMWDQIVEICKKNKCIPGGDTNCSEANTAMFMAGGMTSKDVPHVMAALARAICAGRSMVAVECGATGPTKDCAYENPIVKAMTGVPVATEGKASACGHSDLASNLIMAVCDLWSNEAVEYHDMFGATTTSVFAEILGYDCAILNTALELGYQEQMKEILVNSDMYRDSHSLILAPDNAWEIGNAIVSNRSKGYYESARAAAIKAGEIILGDPKMKLTALEKNALDKAMKDLEGLPDTQANFIDMCLDRYKGVNGFNPDSYGLK, from the coding sequence ATGGCACGAAAAGCGATAACAAAAATGGCGTATGCCAGCGGTGCGGAAATGATGTTCGGCACTGCCAAAACTCCGGTGACCACCAAGAGGGGGATCGAGGTTGGGGGAGGGTATGTCCATCCCCATATCGTCCCACACCCCAGGCCGGGCAGTGAAAAGACCATGAAGACCCTGTTGAGGGAATATGAAAAGGCCAATGGGGACGCCCTGGAGAGAATGACCATTGTGGGTCACCCCACCCTTTATCTGGAAAATGAGCATATCTTCCAGATGACCCACAATCCCAAATGGGGCGGGGAGATCGCTGCCCAGACCGCCAAGCAGATGGACGACTATCTGGAGAAATATGGGCTCAAGGCCGCTTATCAATCCACACCGGCCGATCTGCGCAAACCCGACATGCATCATATGCGGACCAGCGACTACACCATGGAGATCCTTGAGAGCTTTAAAGAGGTCTCCAAATACGCGGATACCTGTTGCATCGAATCCATGGGGGGCAAGGAGATCTTCGACCATGCCATTATCCGTAATGACATCACCGGTATCCTTTTTGGGATTGGTGTCTTGGGTTCGATCGATATGGAGTGGATGTGGGACCAGATCGTGGAGATCTGCAAGAAGAACAAGTGTATTCCCGGCGGAGACACCAACTGTTCCGAGGCCAACACCGCCATGTTCATGGCCGGCGGTATGACCTCCAAGGACGTGCCCCATGTCATGGCCGCCTTAGCCAGGGCCATCTGTGCCGGCAGGAGCATGGTAGCCGTTGAATGCGGGGCCACCGGACCGACCAAGGATTGCGCCTATGAGAATCCCATTGTCAAGGCCATGACCGGGGTTCCGGTCGCCACCGAGGGAAAGGCCAGCGCCTGCGGCCATTCCGATCTTGCCAGCAATCTCATTATGGCGGTGTGTGACCTGTGGAGCAACGAGGCCGTGGAATACCACGACATGTTCGGCGCCACCACCACGTCGGTCTTTGCGGAGATCCTGGGCTATGACTGCGCCATACTCAACACGGCCCTTGAATTGGGTTACCAGGAACAGATGAAGGAAATCCTGGTCAACTCCGACATGTACAGGGATTCGCACAGCCTGATCCTGGCCCCGGACAATGCGTGGGAGATAGGCAACGCCATTGTCAGCAACAGGTCCAAGGGTTACTATGAAAGTGCAAGGGCTGCGGCCATCAAGGCGGGCGAGATTATTCTGGGTGATCCCAAGATGAAGCTGACCGCCCTTGAGAAGAATGCCCTTGACAAGGCCATGAAGGACTTGGAGGGCCTGCCGGATACCCAGGCAAACTTTATTGATATGTGCCTGGATAGATACAAAGGCGTCAACGGCTTTAACCCGGATTCCTATGGGCTAAAATAA
- a CDS encoding TIGR04076 family protein yields the protein MAITYPKIGNQVVAKIIETKGDCTIGMKVGDEFDLDIHKCGNFCGYFYHNIFNWVSTLQLGGTFPLGEDPDIQYWDCPNPNNRVKIELKRVK from the coding sequence ATGGCAATAACTTATCCAAAAATTGGCAACCAGGTGGTGGCAAAGATCATTGAAACAAAGGGTGACTGCACCATCGGCATGAAGGTGGGAGATGAATTTGATTTGGATATCCACAAGTGTGGTAACTTTTGCGGGTATTTCTATCATAATATCTTTAATTGGGTAAGTACCCTCCAGCTTGGTGGGACGTTCCCGCTCGGTGAAGATCCCGACATTCAGTACTGGGACTGCCCAAACCCCAATAATAGGGTAAAGATTGAACTGAAACGAGTAAAATGA
- a CDS encoding methylamine methyltransferase corrinoid protein reductive activase, which produces MATLGIALDLGTSGFRGHAIDLDQDGIILSTAVTTRHPLPGANVIDHLHFALEVGLDWAHQVVVDAVNQVIDNLRIDKNEVVRLAVCGNPIQLSLFQEIEFRDLAYAGKRKLESLGVVSPKRDAQIVKAPDIRGLDLPSDADILIPPAVRHEIGADALAMMIQTGMLKKDEIAIVTDYGTNAEMALIHRETVYTGSTAAGPALEGQQIEDGLLALPGAISDVEFQRQEEAVAAVGFKRVESDDQAEKGYLKTYVLDKEMMPRPGDTVDPTTGSLLEKGELEAVGITGTGVVALLSQGINARLIHIPRINTPDMEIHLPNGIKFTENDLIEAGKAIGSVRAGHITLCEEAGIQIEDIETAYMSGASGTYVDALKAQQIGMIPARVKKIYQVGNTSLAMARDMVRDEENLWHMKQVADELRQHHCMFAESKVFEKVYILELSYWTEGMPFEQYQKFLKRYGLPALKEVTELPEVIKTVEKDIPDLGVMGLEIIPDIGQRKTIYFEGCIGDGACIDDCQEKALEMEEQDGNFGITINLALCDGVACRRCERACGEKVFDLINLITAEVRI; this is translated from the coding sequence ATGGCGACATTAGGCATTGCCTTGGACCTTGGCACCAGCGGCTTTCGCGGACATGCCATCGATCTCGATCAAGACGGAATTATTTTATCTACTGCGGTGACCACCCGTCATCCCCTCCCCGGGGCCAATGTCATCGACCATCTTCATTTTGCCTTGGAGGTCGGTCTGGACTGGGCCCACCAAGTGGTGGTGGATGCCGTAAATCAGGTCATCGACAACCTGAGGATCGATAAGAATGAAGTGGTGCGACTGGCCGTTTGCGGCAATCCCATCCAGCTTTCTCTTTTTCAGGAGATTGAGTTCAGGGACCTGGCCTATGCGGGGAAACGCAAACTGGAATCCCTGGGAGTCGTTTCTCCCAAGAGGGATGCGCAGATTGTAAAGGCCCCGGATATCCGAGGCCTTGATCTACCTTCCGATGCGGATATCCTGATCCCGCCGGCGGTTCGCCACGAGATCGGCGCCGATGCCCTGGCCATGATGATACAGACCGGCATGCTGAAAAAGGACGAGATTGCCATTGTCACAGACTACGGCACCAACGCGGAGATGGCCCTCATTCACAGGGAGACGGTGTATACCGGTTCCACAGCGGCGGGCCCGGCCCTTGAAGGCCAGCAGATCGAGGATGGCCTCCTGGCGCTTCCGGGCGCCATATCAGATGTCGAATTCCAGCGGCAGGAAGAGGCTGTCGCAGCGGTGGGTTTCAAACGGGTTGAGAGCGATGACCAGGCCGAGAAGGGTTACTTGAAGACCTACGTTCTCGATAAAGAGATGATGCCGCGTCCTGGAGATACGGTGGACCCAACCACCGGGAGTCTATTGGAAAAGGGAGAATTGGAGGCCGTTGGCATTACAGGGACCGGGGTTGTTGCCCTGCTAAGCCAGGGGATAAACGCCAGACTCATCCATATCCCCCGGATCAATACCCCAGACATGGAAATCCATCTACCCAATGGAATCAAATTCACGGAAAACGATCTCATAGAGGCCGGAAAGGCCATCGGCTCAGTCAGGGCAGGTCACATCACCCTTTGTGAAGAGGCGGGCATCCAAATTGAAGACATCGAAACCGCCTATATGTCAGGGGCCTCCGGCACCTATGTGGACGCCCTCAAGGCCCAGCAAATCGGGATGATTCCCGCGAGGGTAAAGAAGATCTATCAAGTGGGAAATACCTCTTTGGCCATGGCCAGGGACATGGTCAGGGACGAGGAAAACCTCTGGCACATGAAGCAGGTGGCCGATGAACTGAGACAGCATCACTGCATGTTTGCGGAATCCAAGGTCTTTGAAAAGGTGTACATCCTGGAGCTATCATACTGGACAGAGGGGATGCCTTTTGAGCAATACCAAAAGTTTTTGAAAAGATACGGGCTTCCCGCCTTGAAAGAAGTGACCGAGCTGCCTGAAGTCATCAAGACCGTGGAAAAGGATATCCCCGATCTGGGGGTCATGGGACTCGAGATTATTCCCGATATCGGACAGCGAAAGACCATTTACTTTGAAGGGTGTATAGGCGATGGGGCATGCATTGATGACTGCCAGGAAAAGGCCCTTGAAATGGAAGAACAGGACGGCAATTTTGGAATAACAATCAATCTGGCGCTGTGTGACGGGGTGGCCTGTAGGAGATGTGAAAGGGCGTGCGGTGAAAAGGTATTTGACCTGATCAATCTGATAACGGCTGAGGTCCGGATTTAG